The nucleotide window TACCCTCGAGCAACAGGCTTGACCTGAATTTCTCAGGGTTTTTTGGGTCAGGACTCTTGAGGAGTTTATGCAGCAAAAGGAGAGGTTGAAGTGGCAGTGGATGGCATGTGATCTGAGAAGACCTGATTGTTGTAAGTGTCCCGATTTCCTCAATCGTCCAGTTTGCGAGAAGCCCCGTATCTCCAGGGCAACGTTGTCGCAGAGTGTCAGTGTGGACGAGACGACGCTGCCGGCTGCCTCGCAGAACATCACGGCGTACGCCGCCAACACAGAGCTGTCATCAGGAATCAGCAGGTATCCTCCAGATCCTCATTTAGTATTGCAGCCAGAGTCTAGGTTTATTAATTGCTATGGTTTCATTGTGGTTCCATTATGAATTGAGTGTGGAGGCCTTTTGGAGGGTCCAGGCCTTTGCagatatagattttttttttgggttttaagGTTCATTGAGGGTCTAGGATTATTAGGTGGTTTAGTCAGTTGGGTGTTTGTAGGGCTGTGGCCATTTGATGCTCAAGATCCAGTTTTTTTTGGGAATCGGTGTCTTTTGGAGGTCAGGGGTCAGTGGAGGTTGAATCACTGGGTGTGTTCTCTAGCAATGATTGGGTCTTCTGCCTACAGAATGGATACCAGCGGGCCTACATCTGTGGGTGAAACGCCAGAGAAAGAGCAGCGGCGCACTGGGGTGTTGAGTAAAAGGCCcacagaaacagacacagcCTGCAAGAGCTTGGCAACGGAAACATCATCATCAGCCAGTGCTGCTAGAGCTAAGAGTCTCCAGAGCACAAATGAGAAGGATGCTCTTCCATCCAGAGCGAGAGGTGATGGTCAACCAACCTCTAGACCTCCTCTTTCCAATGGGGCCAAGACCAGGTCTCCAGAAAAGCAAGCAAATTCCCTCACTAACTACTTCCAGCCCATTAGCAGGAAAAGGTGAGTGCAAAGATGGGTTCGGCAAAGCAGAGCTCTGTTCTCATTCTGTCTCCGGATTTGGGTCCTACTGTGTTCAAAATGCCTTTTGTTCTGGACCAGAACCCGTGAGGGCAGTGATTTGGTTGGTGATTCAGAGGCCAAACTCCCTAGGAAAGGAGATGAGCAAGAGGATGAGATGGAGAGCGGATCAGGCCGCTCTGTGCCTCAACACCGTGGTCCCTCAAGAAGAGCAGGAGCTCCTCCAGATCCAGAATCCCCCATCTCAGCACCTACGGTGAGGTCAGAGAGCAAGAGTCTGGAACTGGTCCAGGACCAGGACCACTCCTCTGGTTCAAGcaaccgcagacccacagaaggCAAGAGAAAGGAGATGGTCAAAGGTAACCCACCAGGAGATGATGAGAGTGAGATGGACATGGAGGATCTGGAGTCCATCATGTCGTTGCCGATGGAAGAGTCAGACAAGCAGGGAGAGGCCTGCAAAAAGAGGCGCACAGATCACCCGGCCAAGTTCAAGCAAGAGGAGGCGTCCTTTGTAGCGGTAAGCTGTCGTATGGGCTGGAAGGAAAGTATCTAAGTGTATAATAAACAATCTGTGACCTCGAGGTATCAACTCCCAGGTGGGGTGGTAATATTTtaccttttactgtttttttacaGGAAGGTACTTTGGATGATTGCCAAGTCATAAGTTTAAAAAGTATCTCTCTGCATTTAAGTGCTGCTGAGTCCATGTTGGCTCTCAGCAACCGCAAAGAGtgatttcagcattttctgTCCTCTCCTTTCACCCTTAGCATTTAGTGGTGGTTCTGttgtgtgattatttttttttttttttttttgtatctcttCCCTGGTGAAGCTCCCGAGAGTAGACAGTGGGATcttgcagcagaagcaggaaggTCAATTGCAGCCCAGAGCAGCACCAGCAAAGGCGGAAGCTGAAATGAGTGAAGCTTCTGTTGTGTCTTGGCTCCCCCCTTGAAAATCGCGTTGGGCGTCATTTCACGTTGAGTCGTTTCGCCTTCCGTTCCAGGACGTGAAACCAGCGCTGAAGGGTGAAAACGAGGAGGGCCTTCCCAGGAACGTCCTGATAATCCAGTTCCGCTCCCTAGTGGTGGACAAACCTCCAAGACCGAGGCTGGATCCACAGAACCCGCAAAAGATATCTGGGAAGAACTTCAAGAAGTTTCAGAAGGTCAGTGTTGTGCATGATGCGAGAATTCAAGTGATCGAGGGTCAATCTTTCCGCGTCACTTGTCTCGCCACCTCCAGTGTATCTGAGTCTCATCCGTCTTGCTGCTTGACTGAGTGTATCTGCGTACTAGGTGCCTGTTCCTGGGTCCTCTGGGCTCCCCAGGATCATCGGAGGGTCTGAATTGGTGGCCCACAACCGGGGCAAGAACTCTGAACTGGAGGAGTGGCTCAGAGAGGCAGCAGAGGTATGGTCCAGGTGTAGAGGTGGAGGTGTGGCTGGGTTTGAAGCAAGGCATTGTGGGGCTGTGGGGGTGGGACTCAGTGTCGCAGAAGGGCCCACATGGATGTCagtttttttggagggggggggtgggaccTTTCTGGACCAATCAGaagcttttctttgtttcaggaGGAGAGTCGGAATGAGCGAGAAGAAACCCTTGGAGACGATCTCTTCAGGTATGGCTTTTACCTCTGGTTGGCAGCAGTCGCGTTCACTCTGCCCCGAGTTGAAGAACAAAACAGCTTTTGTTCCCACAAAGGTTTAGTTTCTTTGcgataaactttttttttaatacgcAGAACAAGCAAAGAGGAAAGTGAGTGTGCTTACAGTGCAGAGTTTCACGATAATTCAAGTTTACCCAACTATCCACAACAAGCTGCATTTACTCTTGTTACTTGCACTTAAGTACAATTTCTCCAGAAACGTACTTTTCAGAGTACTTTTTGGCATCGGTAATTCGTTCTTTTCGTACGAGTTCATTTGTAAAGGTGAAAAAATGTACGAAATTAGGtaaggtttaaaaaaactggCTAGAAAGGTGAataggaatcgttgatattctggtaaagttttatgcggctacatcggtgcatatggtgaaagtaacaaactaactgcacttaagaatcacgtctgcaattatgtctctttctcctgatgtaatgaacaaattattttttatgagatgtacgtcgcttttgagaaaagcatttgctaatgtaaattaaatatactaTATGATTGAAAGATGATATTTTTCCAGAGTGACCTATAATGTTACGATATCtattacacaggtgggtaattttattgtagcaatttagggtaagtaccttgctcaagggtacaacaggtggaagtggggtttgaacctgccaccttttggtgcaaaggcagtagctttaacgaCTAAACTACCAGCATAAAGGACTTAAtctaatatgaaaatattatggAACTAATATTGAAATATCAAACCAAACTAATGCGCGGAATCGTTTGGCTCCTTGAATAAAGTGAAATCTaattgatataataataatctttgtAAATAATAGTACAGTTAAATGTGTCCACACACGTGGTGCTGCTGTTTGCCGTTGCATCGGGAACAAGGCAGCGCCACTTGAAGCGCTCGTACTTGCACTCATATGCCGTCCAGCGCGGCTGTGATGCCGGAGTGCGGCCGCTCGGGTGCGTGAGGGAGCCAAAGGCCTGGGAGTGCAGCTCGGGGGCCACCGCTGATCTCCCTGGGGGGCAGCCTGGGCCTTGAAGTGCTGGCAGCACCATATGGGGGTGTaggtggaggtggggaggggtgcAGAGTGTCTTttgtcatgcttttttttttcttttcttttcttttctccccctctCCTGTTTTGTGCAACTTACTGCTTTGTGCagtattattaattatgaatttGGATGGTTACACACTCCCTTGAAATGTTCCCTTGAGAACTTAGGTTGTACACCTGGACTATATAATTTAGGTGTAGTAGTAGTGTCACTTCGCAGTCTACGGACCTCGCTTGAAATCCACACTCCTtttagtagccttgatcaaggtacttactggaattgatgcagtaaaaatgaccctgctgtgttaatgggtcaataattgtaagcagcttacaCACCTTGGTGAAAATGGACTGTACATAAATCAATAACTATGTGGCTCCATTCTCTTGGCTGTTTCAGGACAGTGAAGTGTGTGTTGAGTTGGACATTAGACTCCATCCTGTCCTCTTCTATTCTTGTGTGTCTTCTGTCTTACACACTATATGTTTAACTGAATATCATGGGTGTGCTTCTGCTTGTTACTGTGTTTATACCATAGTGCATGGTGCCATGGTAAGTTATGACTTGCTCTGAGCCAAGGAGAAGGAGCAGTCTGCTCTCATTGCCATGGTTTTCACACTGCAGCACAATCACTTCTACAGAAATACTGGTCgtctggtctttttttttgtcaattatGAAAAATTTCTTGAAGCAAAagcagttaaaaagaaaaagtcataCAGGAGAGTTTCCAGATTTTCCCATGCCACGATTGTGTGTTTCCTGGATAAGAGGCATGCTGACGCAGTCTGATCTGCCTGCCGAAGGCCAGGACTGCCGGGGTGCGGGGACGAGGCAGCGCACCGTGGATGAGCTTCCTGTTTTGCGGGGAAGGGGGCTGTTGCTCGGAGACGAACCGCTGCCCTAAAGCTGCGGCCGTTTCCAGTCGGGGCAAAAAAGAgggcgggggggaggagagCACCAAGGAAGGGTTTTCTTtttagcaaaacaaaaatgtttgatcACTGAATCATGTATCTTGGCCAGTCATGCATGGGAAAGAGACAGTGTGCAGCGG belongs to Scleropages formosus chromosome 18, fSclFor1.1, whole genome shotgun sequence and includes:
- the nbn gene encoding nibrin isoform X2; protein product: MWKLSPLGEGDPPPHRLLPGEEHTVGRKSCSVLLQNDQSISRVHAALRVGPASRVQNEPPTLTLTDTSKYGTSVNQERLDSNVPRVLRHGDVLTFGVFQSKFRVEYEALVACSSCVDNEGKASLAQDVQQLGGRLVSSWSEDCTHLVMPAVKVTIKTICALLCCRPIVRPHYFSEFRKALLEKKAPPKAEDFCPDIDEPTLDREVVDLGVRLQRRSVFQGKTFVFLSAKQLKRLSSAVTFGRGQAQLLEEGSLPTALLESPQTCVVDAETGSSQVLQSASAVMWNDSVARILQRKGLRMIAESEIGLAAIYVTTDLYCNPSAQMYQVCEKPRISRATLSQSVSVDETTLPAASQNITAYAANTELSSGISRMDTSGPTSVGETPEKEQRRTGVLSKRPTETDTACKSLATETSSSASAARAKSLQSTNEKDALPSRARGDGQPTSRPPLSNGAKTRSPEKQANSLTNYFQPISRKRTREGSDLVGDSEAKLPRKGDEQEDEMESGSGRSVPQHRGPSRRAGAPPDPESPISAPTVRSESKSLELVQDQDHSSGSSNRRPTEGKRKEMVKGNPPGDDESEMDMEDLESIMSLPMEESDKQGEACKKRRTDHPAKFKQEEASFVALPRVDSGILQQKQEGQLQPRAAPAKAEAEMSEASVVSWLPP
- the nbn gene encoding nibrin isoform X1, whose translation is MWKLSPLGEGDPPPHRLLPGEEHTVGRKSCSVLLQNDQSISRVHAALRVGPASRVQNEPPTLTLTDTSKYGTSVNQERLDSNVPRVLRHGDVLTFGVFQSKFRVEYEALVACSSCVDNEGKASLAQDVQQLGGRLVSSWSEDCTHLVMPAVKVTIKTICALLCCRPIVRPHYFSEFRKALLEKKAPPKAEDFCPDIDEPTLDREVVDLGVRLQRRSVFQGKTFVFLSAKQLKRLSSAVTFGRGQAQLLEEGSLPTALLESPQTCVVDAETGSSQVLQSASAVMWNDSVARILQRKGLRMIAESEIGLAAIYVTTDLYCNPSAQMYQVCEKPRISRATLSQSVSVDETTLPAASQNITAYAANTELSSGISRMDTSGPTSVGETPEKEQRRTGVLSKRPTETDTACKSLATETSSSASAARAKSLQSTNEKDALPSRARGDGQPTSRPPLSNGAKTRSPEKQANSLTNYFQPISRKRTREGSDLVGDSEAKLPRKGDEQEDEMESGSGRSVPQHRGPSRRAGAPPDPESPISAPTVRSESKSLELVQDQDHSSGSSNRRPTEGKRKEMVKGNPPGDDESEMDMEDLESIMSLPMEESDKQGEACKKRRTDHPAKFKQEEASFVADVKPALKGENEEGLPRNVLIIQFRSLVVDKPPRPRLDPQNPQKISGKNFKKFQKVPVPGSSGLPRIIGGSELVAHNRGKNSELEEWLREAAEEESRNEREETLGDDLFRYNPKPSRKR